The Patescibacteria group bacterium region TCAACATGCTTGAGCCAGCCACCAAGCATTTTCCCAATTTCTTCTAGTGGTGCAGAAATGCGAGCGTAGGTCTTATGATCTAAGGCTTTGAGTTGCCAAGCTATTTGCAGAAAATACTTCAAGGCATCCAGCTTGGTACTAGCTTTTTGCACTGCTAGAAACTTTTGGGTGCGATTGGCATAGGCTGCGTACAAAATCAGTTCCAGCGTGTC contains the following coding sequences:
- a CDS encoding four helix bundle protein, whose protein sequence is LQKVTEAYLAWHVAMRQIEKLSRYTLGAKIDTLFTDTLELILYAAYANRTQKFLAVQKASTKLDALKYFLQIAWQLKALDHKTYARISAPLEEIGKMLGGWLKHVEPEK